A DNA window from Niabella yanshanensis contains the following coding sequences:
- a CDS encoding YdeI/OmpD-associated family protein, which produces MNPKVDFFFDKDGPWRAAFEQMRALALDCGLTEELKWGQPCYCLGKANIVLIHGFKEYCALLFFKGALLQDPEGILIQQTENVQSARQLRFTGLEEVKQKAKAIKAYIYEAIEVEKAGLKVPLKKTAAFEVPEEFKTALDKQPALQKAFEALTPGRQRAYLFYFAQAKQSKTREARVKKYIPKIMEGMGLDD; this is translated from the coding sequence ATGAATCCGAAAGTTGATTTCTTTTTTGATAAGGATGGGCCATGGCGGGCTGCATTTGAGCAGATGAGAGCACTTGCCCTGGATTGCGGGCTTACTGAAGAACTCAAATGGGGGCAGCCCTGCTATTGCCTGGGCAAAGCCAATATTGTTTTGATACATGGTTTTAAAGAGTATTGTGCGCTCCTGTTCTTTAAAGGCGCTTTGTTGCAAGACCCGGAAGGTATATTAATTCAGCAAACAGAAAATGTTCAGTCGGCGCGGCAATTACGATTTACCGGTTTAGAAGAAGTAAAACAAAAAGCAAAGGCGATCAAAGCTTATATTTACGAAGCGATAGAAGTGGAAAAAGCAGGATTGAAAGTGCCTTTAAAAAAAACCGCCGCTTTCGAAGTTCCTGAAGAATTTAAAACAGCATTAGATAAACAACCGGCATTGCAAAAAGCATTTGAAGCGTTGACTCCGGGCCGTCAAAGGGCCTACCTGTTTTATTTTGCTCAGGCGAAGCAGTCCAAAACCAGGGAGGCCCGGGTGAAGAAATATATACCCAAAATCATGGAAGGAATGGGATTGGATGATTAG
- a CDS encoding helix-turn-helix domain-containing protein — MSYPIEIKDKAKNTKGIKIEAFRKNVRTTAPHKHHSYIELVYLSAGSGRHTIDADTFIIIPPVLHIIQQDQLHFWNIDSDPAGYVLILKKTFVDQYFDYELNYLLSRVSTCSALNIDPEKAPAIESLFELLVQENKGIEKQNAVLIHLMKALLTKLLQQLPTSVTKSPGNLYFSFCEQLSASKSLINNVAYYARQLHTSPQNLNAACKRQAGKPASVIISAHIVSEASRLLLYTQQSVSEIAYRLGFKDNSHFTKYFKKHTGSTPSQLRLP, encoded by the coding sequence ATGAGTTACCCCATTGAGATCAAGGACAAAGCAAAGAATACAAAGGGTATTAAGATAGAAGCCTTCAGAAAAAATGTAAGAACAACGGCGCCACACAAACACCATAGCTATATCGAACTGGTTTATTTATCCGCCGGTTCGGGCAGGCATACAATTGATGCAGACACTTTTATTATCATACCACCGGTTTTACATATCATTCAACAGGACCAACTGCATTTCTGGAATATAGATTCCGATCCGGCAGGCTATGTATTGATACTAAAAAAAACATTTGTCGACCAGTATTTTGATTATGAGCTTAACTATTTGCTATCCAGGGTCAGCACTTGCAGCGCTCTGAATATAGATCCCGAAAAAGCACCGGCTATAGAGTCGTTATTTGAACTGTTAGTGCAGGAAAATAAAGGAATTGAAAAACAAAACGCTGTTTTGATACACCTTATGAAAGCCTTACTTACAAAATTGTTGCAACAGCTACCCACTTCAGTAACAAAATCACCGGGAAATTTATACTTTTCATTTTGCGAACAGCTCTCTGCTTCAAAAAGCCTGATCAATAATGTTGCCTATTATGCCCGTCAGCTGCATACTTCGCCGCAAAACTTAAATGCCGCGTGTAAAAGACAAGCGGGCAAACCTGCTTCTGTAATCATATCAGCTCATATTGTATCTGAGGCATCCAGACTCCTGCTATACACCCAACAGTCCGTTTCAGAAATTGCCTACCGGTTGGGGTTTAAAGATAACTCCCATTTTACCAAATACTTCAAAAAGCATACAGGCTCTACGCCATCGCAGCTCAGACTTCCCTGA
- a CDS encoding DoxX family protein, with product MPKRNKIIYWIATIWLALGMLSTGIVQLIQLEEETEMMKRLGYPSYLLGVIGIWKILGVVAVLIPKFPLLKEWAYAGFFFVMSGAVLSHFAIGDGAKEFFGPVLLLVLIFISWYFRPVNRKLVSST from the coding sequence ATGCCAAAAAGAAATAAGATCATTTACTGGATTGCCACCATTTGGCTGGCATTAGGCATGTTGTCAACCGGTATCGTGCAGCTTATTCAGTTAGAGGAAGAGACAGAAATGATGAAGAGGTTGGGTTATCCCTCCTATTTATTGGGTGTTATTGGAATATGGAAGATACTAGGTGTAGTGGCTGTTCTGATACCCAAATTTCCTTTGCTGAAAGAGTGGGCCTACGCCGGGTTCTTCTTTGTAATGTCAGGAGCCGTACTATCACATTTTGCAATAGGCGATGGTGCAAAAGAGTTCTTTGGGCCGGTATTATTGTTGGTACTTATATTTATATCCTGGTATTTCAGGCCCGTTAACAGAAAGCTTGTTTCGTCCACTTAA
- a CDS encoding ArsR/SmtB family transcription factor: MNLRRDVFQAIADPTRRAILLLLTAAPSLTAGAIAANFDTARPTVSKHLQILTECELLQSQPNGREMYYQLNPKKMKEIDDFIEPFRQMWDDRFNKLEAIMKQRGKKKHD; the protein is encoded by the coding sequence ATGAATCTGAGAAGAGATGTATTTCAAGCCATTGCCGATCCTACCCGAAGGGCCATATTATTATTATTAACAGCCGCTCCGTCGCTTACAGCCGGTGCAATTGCAGCCAACTTTGATACAGCAAGACCGACAGTATCTAAACATTTACAAATACTTACTGAGTGCGAACTCCTGCAGTCGCAACCGAACGGCCGTGAGATGTATTATCAACTAAATCCGAAAAAAATGAAAGAGATTGATGACTTCATTGAACCTTTCCGGCAAATGTGGGACGACCGTTTCAATAAGCTGGAAGCCATTATGAAGCAACGCGGAAAGAAAAAACACGATTAA
- a CDS encoding alpha/beta fold hydrolase, with protein MKKPFLNFYCAMALVVSVIACRQPVPKETAGKQSSDSSSQQMPVPKDTGYADVNGLKLYYEVYGQGQPIVLLHGSFMTIPLNWSHIIPLLAPNRRVIVAEMQGHGRTRDISREFGYEAMADDVSGLLKHLKVDSADVLGYSMGGGVAFQMAVRHPAQVRRLIILSGTYAHDGWWPDVEASYAGINAEMFRGTPIQKQYDSLGNDPAHFSEFVKKVMSIDLKPYDWTAAVQQIKAPLFMAIGDADGVRYEHALELFRAKGGGKMGDIHGLPQSRLAILPGTTHIGMMQRTDWLIPMINEFLDADLTAPPPTF; from the coding sequence ATGAAAAAGCCTTTTCTAAACTTTTATTGTGCTATGGCATTGGTTGTATCAGTTATAGCCTGTCGGCAGCCGGTTCCAAAAGAAACAGCCGGTAAACAGTCTTCAGATAGTAGCAGCCAGCAAATGCCGGTACCAAAAGACACGGGTTATGCCGATGTAAATGGGTTGAAACTTTATTATGAAGTATACGGGCAGGGACAACCTATCGTGCTACTACACGGGTCTTTTATGACCATACCACTAAACTGGTCACATATTATTCCGTTGCTCGCGCCGAACCGCCGGGTTATCGTAGCTGAAATGCAGGGTCATGGAAGAACCCGCGATATATCCCGTGAATTCGGCTATGAAGCTATGGCGGATGATGTATCCGGCTTGCTGAAGCATCTTAAGGTGGATAGTGCTGATGTATTGGGTTACAGTATGGGAGGCGGCGTGGCTTTCCAGATGGCAGTGCGGCATCCGGCGCAGGTACGACGCCTGATTATATTATCAGGAACCTACGCACATGATGGTTGGTGGCCGGATGTAGAAGCCAGTTATGCCGGGATTAATGCCGAAATGTTCAGAGGAACTCCCATTCAAAAACAGTATGACAGTTTGGGTAACGATCCCGCACATTTTTCCGAATTTGTAAAAAAGGTAATGAGCATCGATCTGAAGCCATACGATTGGACAGCAGCTGTGCAACAAATAAAAGCGCCGCTATTTATGGCAATTGGCGATGCGGATGGTGTGCGTTATGAACATGCGCTTGAATTGTTTCGTGCGAAGGGAGGCGGAAAAATGGGTGACATCCATGGCCTGCCGCAATCCCGTTTAGCTATTCTGCCCGGCACCACTCATATTGGTATGATGCAGCGAACAGACTGGCTGATACCTATGATCAATGAATTCCTGGATGCGGATTTGACCGCTCCTCCTCCGACATTTTAG
- a CDS encoding SRPBCC family protein, with product MERKTKIHAENGRQELTITREFDLPVELLFEAHTDARIIEQWMGNKVLKFEAKPHGGYQFETTDPQGNVLFKANGVIHTLIPDRKMIRTFEMENAPFDVQLEYLEFEALTDDTSKLTMQVLYRSVELRDQQLKMPFEYGINMAHDRLEAILKK from the coding sequence ATGGAAAGAAAGACAAAAATACATGCCGAAAATGGCAGGCAGGAATTAACCATAACCCGGGAATTCGATCTGCCGGTTGAATTACTATTTGAGGCGCATACGGATGCCCGAATTATAGAACAATGGATGGGTAACAAGGTCTTAAAATTTGAAGCGAAGCCACATGGAGGGTATCAGTTTGAGACAACTGATCCGCAAGGCAATGTGTTGTTTAAAGCTAATGGTGTTATACATACGTTGATACCCGATCGAAAGATGATACGCACTTTTGAAATGGAAAACGCTCCTTTTGATGTTCAGTTGGAATACCTGGAATTTGAAGCATTAACGGATGATACCAGTAAACTGACCATGCAGGTACTATACCGCTCGGTGGAGCTTCGCGATCAGCAATTAAAAATGCCTTTTGAATACGGTATCAATATGGCCCACGACCGCCTGGAAGCGATTTTAAAAAAATAA
- a CDS encoding TonB-dependent receptor domain-containing protein: MTRVTLLFSAFLAPLFCLAQTITIKGILLDSSDQQPIRSVTIHIVEKSSVIVAGGTTDQRGTFSISLTDRRPEKIKFSHASYKDVEITFPSPNGSIANIGTVQLVPRVQSLAAIIVDGRKAPSSFKIDRQVYQASQFGNAANGTGTDVLRNLPSVSINAQGEIAFRGSGSFLLLLNGKPTQTDPALVLEQLPAGSIERVEVITSPGAAYDADGKSGVINIVTKTGVEDGWMVQANIMGGTPPLNDFDNKRYNNPQRYGVDLSTSYNKKKWNWNLGLNYLRNDIAGYREGDVYTIRDGIKTSFPSSGERSFQRYNYGGRFSVNFKPDTRNNFTAGFYTGKKFQSRVADLIYHNTRQDLNTGDWSSHTYYNENTQNKEGIFTLANLDYSHDFSEGSRLSFSGLLERADLSGTTYNLNVQYPYIKDTIQYTVNPNTNPLNAYRAKLDYQKKIGSGNLQTGYQFRYDHQQGNFLYQTRINGSKQFETDPHFSSSVRVENRIHAGYIQYNGSSKAFNYAAGLRLEHSERDLLLSNTGHQNQLQLTNLFPSLLIRYTLSEHSVLKAGYNKRVKRTNNFELNPVPEREHSETLEQGDPNLLPEFTGTYEAGIEYSFGKNTLFATFYHQSIDNPIQRVNSVFADTILNRIFTNAGRALQTGLEANLNIALSKMWQLVLGGNLYDYQIKGKIFNGTLPVQNRSLVYSINSTQSFNLSQNWLLQFSLNYISRRATAQGEDGAFITPHFTVKKTTANKRWYFQLQWLNMDGGLNISNRQRITTRGNDFYTTTHYIYEPDQLQLSVGFNLSRKNRKIVLPQSEMGEKEF; this comes from the coding sequence ATGACACGGGTTACTCTTCTTTTTTCAGCATTCCTTGCACCGTTATTTTGCCTGGCTCAAACCATTACTATCAAAGGCATCCTTCTTGACAGCTCCGACCAACAACCCATACGCAGCGTTACAATACATATTGTCGAAAAATCATCAGTTATTGTCGCAGGCGGCACAACTGACCAGCGCGGCACTTTTTCTATAAGTTTAACGGATAGACGGCCCGAAAAAATAAAATTCAGTCATGCTTCTTACAAGGATGTTGAAATAACATTCCCATCCCCCAACGGTTCAATAGCGAATATAGGGACCGTTCAACTGGTTCCACGGGTACAGTCGCTGGCTGCAATAATAGTGGACGGTCGTAAGGCCCCATCCTCATTTAAGATCGACCGGCAGGTATACCAGGCATCGCAGTTTGGCAATGCGGCCAACGGAACCGGAACAGATGTACTGAGAAATTTGCCTTCAGTATCCATTAATGCCCAGGGCGAAATTGCATTCAGAGGCTCGGGTAGCTTTCTACTCTTATTAAACGGCAAACCAACTCAGACCGACCCGGCCCTGGTGCTGGAACAATTGCCGGCTGGTTCCATTGAGCGGGTTGAAGTGATCACGAGTCCGGGTGCAGCCTACGACGCCGATGGAAAAAGTGGTGTTATCAATATCGTCACCAAAACCGGTGTAGAAGACGGATGGATGGTACAAGCCAATATAATGGGTGGAACTCCGCCATTAAATGATTTTGATAACAAACGATACAATAATCCCCAACGCTATGGGGTAGACCTATCCACCAGCTATAACAAAAAGAAATGGAACTGGAACCTGGGACTTAATTACCTGCGCAATGATATAGCGGGTTATCGGGAAGGAGATGTATATACTATAAGAGATGGCATAAAAACAAGCTTCCCCTCTTCAGGTGAGCGCAGTTTCCAACGTTATAATTATGGTGGAAGATTTTCTGTGAATTTTAAACCGGACACCCGTAATAACTTCACTGCAGGTTTTTATACCGGAAAAAAGTTCCAGAGCCGGGTGGCTGATCTTATCTACCACAATACCCGGCAAGATCTGAATACCGGCGATTGGTCGTCTCATACCTATTATAATGAGAATACACAAAACAAGGAAGGCATTTTTACTTTAGCAAACCTGGACTACAGCCACGATTTTAGTGAAGGATCGAGGCTGAGCTTTTCAGGGTTACTTGAGCGGGCGGATCTTTCGGGAACCACTTATAACCTGAATGTTCAATATCCATACATTAAGGACACCATCCAGTATACCGTCAATCCCAATACCAACCCGCTTAATGCTTACCGGGCCAAACTTGACTATCAGAAAAAAATAGGGAGCGGAAACCTTCAAACAGGCTACCAGTTCCGGTACGATCACCAGCAGGGCAATTTTCTCTACCAAACCCGGATCAACGGAAGCAAACAGTTTGAAACAGATCCCCATTTCAGCAGTTCGGTTCGGGTAGAGAACCGTATTCATGCGGGTTACATTCAATACAACGGTTCGTCAAAAGCATTCAACTATGCCGCAGGATTAAGACTGGAACATTCGGAAAGGGATTTGTTACTATCCAATACAGGTCATCAAAACCAATTGCAGCTCACCAACCTGTTTCCCTCTCTTCTGATAAGATACACTCTTTCAGAACATAGCGTTTTGAAGGCAGGCTATAATAAAAGGGTTAAACGTACTAATAACTTTGAACTGAACCCGGTACCCGAAAGGGAACACTCCGAAACCCTGGAGCAGGGTGATCCAAACCTGTTACCGGAGTTTACCGGCACTTATGAAGCGGGTATTGAATACAGTTTTGGAAAGAATACATTATTTGCAACCTTTTATCATCAAAGCATTGACAATCCCATTCAAAGAGTGAATAGTGTATTTGCAGATACGATACTCAACCGGATATTTACCAATGCCGGCCGCGCTTTACAAACCGGCCTGGAAGCTAATCTGAACATTGCGCTAAGTAAAATGTGGCAATTGGTGTTGGGTGGTAATTTGTACGACTACCAGATTAAAGGAAAAATTTTCAACGGGACGTTACCGGTGCAAAACCGCAGCCTGGTATACAGTATCAACAGTACCCAGTCATTTAACCTGTCTCAAAACTGGTTGCTCCAATTCAGCTTGAATTATATTTCCCGGCGGGCTACCGCCCAGGGTGAAGACGGCGCCTTCATCACCCCCCATTTCACTGTCAAAAAAACAACTGCAAATAAGCGATGGTACTTCCAGTTGCAGTGGCTGAATATGGATGGGGGTTTAAATATTTCCAACCGGCAGCGCATCACCACCCGGGGTAATGATTTTTACACCACAACCCATTATATCTATGAGCCCGACCAACTACAACTTTCGGTAGGATTTAATTTATCGCGCAAAAACCGGAAAATAGTACTTCCCCAAAGTGAGATGGGAGAAAAAGAATTTTAA
- a CDS encoding PAS domain-containing sensor histidine kinase — MNPGDPQQMNYSDKKSDEVSVREHGQGGEALLLSVLDSSLDIIQAFDAVRDQSGGIIDFIWKVQNKKGLEQNGDVIGKSLLQHNPGVMLSGIFERMVKVVETGIPSEQEQFYYHEQFKDQWFYQALVRQGDGVTMTTRDITAQKKDHLETLAAKRRLEAVINVSAIALAKLVAVRDREGIIIDFIYEWLNDAAIRMGIDKAGKSLLASFPYARISGLFGLMVKASETGAMQQTELHYAAEGYDWWLYYKIVKLDDGVMFSCDNITERKQSEQALQEQARLIQAVTDVMPDMMSVVALPSRDIIYANRDALVTLGFDDERVAISYTERRRLFHPEDLPALEKYYQRFISLTDEEENKVEYRLRKSNGEWVLLSVRGKVFKRDAFGNVSQVLMIGQDITERRNRERQVLELKDQIAQKAKDQLKQSESLLASIFKASPVGLGFFDTRGEAVLLNDEMRRFLPTGMMPSRDKKNVDRWLAFQPDGSRIKPYDYPGTRALKGDPILPFLEMQYLGDDADPIWARVSSIPFLDDKGVVLGFISVITDINELKKTTEELKVSERQLKQLLKQKDDFIGIASHELKTPVTSIKAYGQLVQANLERAGDHKNANLLARLNGQVDRLISLINQLLDLTRVQEGKLQLHTEDTDINELLHERIEEIQPTTSSYFVLHPEPLPLIKVDRERIGQVITNLLSNAIKYSSPDTLITIGSATQANGIRVSVKDQGEGIAEQDQQKVFERFFRTTDGHTHLAPGMGLGLYISAQIIHRHGGHFTLESKKGEGSVFSFFLPFENTGSSIA, encoded by the coding sequence ATGAACCCTGGTGATCCTCAGCAAATGAACTATTCGGATAAAAAATCTGATGAAGTAAGCGTCCGTGAGCACGGGCAGGGAGGCGAAGCTTTGCTCCTTTCTGTATTAGACTCCTCTCTTGACATCATCCAGGCATTTGATGCGGTGAGGGATCAATCGGGCGGTATCATTGATTTTATATGGAAAGTACAGAATAAAAAAGGGCTTGAGCAGAATGGCGATGTAATAGGCAAAAGCCTTCTGCAGCACAATCCGGGTGTAATGTTGTCAGGTATTTTTGAGCGTATGGTTAAGGTGGTAGAAACCGGCATACCCAGTGAGCAGGAACAGTTTTACTACCATGAACAATTCAAAGATCAGTGGTTTTACCAGGCGTTGGTCAGACAGGGGGATGGGGTAACTATGACAACCAGGGATATTACGGCGCAAAAAAAGGATCATTTAGAAACCCTGGCTGCAAAAAGGCGCCTGGAGGCAGTGATCAACGTTTCGGCTATAGCGCTGGCTAAGTTGGTTGCAGTTAGGGATAGGGAAGGAATTATCATCGATTTTATATACGAATGGCTTAATGATGCAGCTATCCGGATGGGCATTGATAAGGCTGGCAAAAGCCTGTTGGCATCTTTTCCTTACGCTCGAATCAGTGGCTTATTCGGGCTGATGGTAAAAGCATCTGAAACAGGAGCAATGCAGCAAACCGAACTTCATTATGCTGCGGAAGGATATGATTGGTGGTTGTATTATAAAATTGTAAAGCTTGACGATGGCGTGATGTTTTCGTGTGATAATATTACAGAACGGAAACAATCGGAACAGGCACTACAGGAGCAAGCCCGTTTAATACAAGCCGTTACAGATGTGATGCCCGATATGATGTCGGTGGTAGCTTTACCTTCGAGGGATATTATATATGCAAATCGTGATGCATTGGTTACCCTGGGGTTTGATGACGAAAGGGTTGCTATTTCTTATACAGAACGTAGGCGTTTATTTCACCCCGAAGATTTGCCGGCTCTGGAGAAATATTATCAACGTTTCATTTCGCTTACCGACGAGGAAGAGAATAAAGTAGAATACAGGCTGCGAAAAAGTAATGGCGAATGGGTATTGTTGTCTGTAAGGGGGAAAGTATTTAAAAGAGATGCCTTCGGCAATGTCTCCCAGGTACTGATGATTGGCCAGGATATTACCGAACGCAGGAATCGGGAGCGGCAGGTGTTGGAACTAAAAGATCAGATAGCCCAAAAGGCTAAAGATCAGTTAAAGCAAAGCGAATCGCTGCTGGCCAGCATATTTAAAGCTTCACCCGTCGGCCTGGGTTTTTTCGATACCAGGGGAGAGGCTGTTTTGTTGAACGATGAGATGCGGCGCTTTTTACCCACCGGAATGATGCCCTCCCGGGATAAAAAAAATGTTGACCGGTGGCTGGCTTTTCAACCTGATGGGAGCAGGATAAAACCCTATGATTACCCGGGGACCAGGGCTTTAAAAGGCGACCCCATTCTGCCTTTTCTTGAAATGCAGTATCTCGGTGATGATGCTGATCCCATCTGGGCGCGGGTTAGTTCCATTCCCTTTTTAGACGATAAAGGGGTTGTGCTGGGCTTTATTTCCGTTATTACAGATATTAATGAGCTCAAGAAAACGACAGAAGAGCTGAAGGTGAGTGAACGTCAATTAAAACAGCTCCTGAAACAAAAAGACGATTTTATAGGTATTGCCAGCCATGAGCTTAAAACACCTGTAACCAGCATCAAGGCATATGGTCAGCTGGTTCAGGCCAATCTGGAGCGGGCCGGAGATCATAAGAACGCCAATTTACTTGCACGGTTAAACGGACAGGTGGACCGGTTGATCAGTCTCATCAATCAATTACTGGATCTCACAAGAGTGCAGGAAGGAAAGTTGCAGCTACATACTGAAGATACAGATATCAACGAATTACTGCACGAGCGCATTGAAGAAATACAGCCCACAACTTCCAGCTATTTTGTATTACACCCGGAGCCCCTTCCGCTGATAAAAGTGGATCGGGAAAGGATTGGTCAGGTAATAACCAATCTGTTATCTAATGCTATTAAATATTCGTCGCCCGACACATTAATAACTATTGGTTCCGCCACTCAGGCCAATGGCATCAGGGTCAGCGTAAAAGATCAGGGAGAGGGCATTGCAGAGCAAGATCAGCAAAAAGTATTTGAACGTTTCTTTCGCACAACAGACGGGCATACCCATCTGGCGCCAGGCATGGGACTTGGTTTATATATCTCTGCGCAAATTATCCATCGCCATGGAGGACATTTTACGCTGGAGAGTAAAAAAGGAGAGGGCTCTGTTTTTTCTTTTTTCCTGCCGTTCGAAAATACAGGTAGTTCAATTGCTTAG